The genomic segment TCGAAGGTCTTGGCCTTATCATCCGTGAAGCCAAGCAGGCTACCGACCAATATCATATGCCCCGTCGAAGAAACCGGCAGAAATTCCGTTAACCCTTCCACCACCCCCAGAATGAACGCGATAACCCACTCGTGCATATCCGCCATACAACGTTTCCCTCAAAGTCACGACAATAAAAAAGCGGCGGTATGTAAACAGACCAGCCGCTAAATCTCCCGCAAATTGAGACAAACATACGGTAATTTGGTTGCAACCGCATGGCCAAATGATTACCGCTACGCTATTTTCAGACTTTTCGCCGACCGCGCTCGATGACGACGCCGACATTGGCCGCCTGCGGTACCGCGCCGGGTTTACCGATTTTGACGCGTATCCAAGGCAATTTAAACTGGGTCATCAGCCGCTCCGCCGTCTCCTCGGCGACCCGCTCCACCAGCGCAAAACGCTTACCGTTCACGAGCGACAGCACGGTTTCGGTGACATCCGCATAGCTCAGGCAGTCCACAACATCATCGCTACGTGCCGCCGGGCGGTTGTCCCAGCCCATTTCCAGGTCGAAAACCAATTTCTGGAGGCGTTGCTGCTCCCAGTCATAGACGCCTATCACCGCCATTACCGTTAATTGCTCAATAAATACAATGTCCATGTGCCATACTCGGTTTTTGTGGCTATCGGATACCACTTCCTCGGGAATATGCGTATTATCCACAGATAGCGAAATAAAACGAATGTTGATGAATGGAATGTGGTTATGAATGTTATCGCGATTGGCATGATAATCTTCGCCTACCTGTGCGGCTCAGCATCCAGCGCGATCCTGATCTGTAAACTCGCGCGTCTGCCGGATCCACGTACCAGCGGCTCCGGCAATCCCGGCGCCACCAATGTGCTGCGGCTCGGCGGCAAGCTGGCGGCCGCGGGCGTGATGGTATTCGATATACTCAAAGGGATGATCCCGGTGTGGATAGGCTACGGCCTCGGTCTGCCACCGTTCTGGCTGGGCCTGGTGGCGATTGCCGCCTGTCTCGGCCATATTTATCCGGTGTTCTTTCACTTTCGCGGCGGCAAAGGGGTCGCTACCGCCTTGGGGGCTATTGCGCCCATTGGCTATGATCTGTCCGGCCTGATGATAGGCACCTGGCTTCTGACGGTACTGCTCTCCGGCTATTCTTCGCTGGGGGCGATCGTCAGCGCCTTGATCGCGCCCTTCTATGTCTGGTGGTTCAAACCGCAGTTCACCTTCCCGGTCGCAATGCTCTCCTGTCTGGTGCTCCTGCGCCACCATGACAATATTCAGCGGCTGTGGCGCGGTCAAGAAAGCCGCATCTGGCGCCGCCGGCAAAAAGACCGGGATATCGACCAGCAGCAAAGCAAAAACTGACTCAGGCGACGAGCGCCGGCAATGCCTTAACAAAGCAAAAACAGGCTCAGGCGCCGAGTGCCGGTAATTCCTCCAGCGGCCAGCGCGGCCGTACCGACACCGCCAGATCCTCCCGCGTTCCGCCCTGCAGCCGCACCATGCCGGCATAAGCGATCATCGCGCCGTTATCCGTACAAAATTCAGGACGGGCGTAGAACACCTCCCCGCCCCGCTGGCGCATCATTTCCCCCAGGCTGGCGCGCAGGGAGTGATTGGCGCTGACGCCGCCGGCCATCACCAACCGCGAGAAACCGGTGAGATCGAGCGCGCGCCGGCATTTTATCATTAGCGTCTCCACCACGGCGTTCTCGAATGCCCGCGCGATGTCCGCGCGCGTCTGGTGATCATCGGCGCCGGCGCGAACGGTGTTGGCGGCGAAGGTTTTCAACCCCGAGAAGCTGAATGCCAACCCCGGCCGGTCGGTCATCGGGCGCGGGAAAGTGTAACGTCCCGGCACGCCCTGCTGCGCCAGACGTGCCAGCATCGGCCCGCCGGGATAATCCAGCCCCAGGAGCTTGGCGGTTTTATCGAACGCCTCGCCGGCGGCATCATCAATAGACTCACCCAGCAGCCGATATTCGCCGATACCTGTTACCGCGATAAGCTGGGTATGGCCGCCGGAAACCAGCAGCGCCACGAATGGGAACACCGGCGGGTTTGCCTCCAGCATGGGCGCCAGCAGATGCCCTTCCATGTGATGCACGGCGACCGCCGGGACCCGCCAGGCATAAGCCAGCGCGCGGCCGACGGTGGCACCGACCATCAACGCGCCAACCAAACCCGGTCCGGCGGTGTAGGCCACCCCGTTGATATCTGACGCCTGCATACCCGCCTGCGCCAGCGCCGCCTGAATCAGCGGCACGGTTTTGCGGACATGATCACGGGAGGCCAGCTCCGGCACCACCCCGCCATAATCGGCGTGCAGTTTCACCTGACTGTACAGCTGATTAGCCAGCAACCCTTGATGCTGATCGTAAATCGCCACGCCGGTTTCATCGCATGACGTCTCAATACCCAATACGCGCATAGTCATTACCACCCTTTTTTGCGGCGCACAGTCTATCATATTCTGCGCTGCGACGAGGCGTTGGGACCACGCTTTGGCGTAAACCGCTATCTTTCCGGCGGCCGTCATGATAAAAATGCCGGCCTGTCGGTAACCTGACCCAGCAGGATCCGGCGTCGATCGACCGCGATCTTGCTGTTAGCCCCCGTCGCCGCACTAATTAAACGATTACGCCGATTGATATAGGCTTTTTCATCGGCAGTTCTGCCCAGTGGCGTTTTTTTTGCGCGCCTCTGGCGCTATTTTGCTCCTGACATCAGCGGCTTGTGCCGCACGCGGCGCGAGGATCATAAGATCATGCAGCGCGACGCTTTACAAAGCGGGCAGGCTTGAAGTAGAATTCTGCACCATTTTGAAAAGGCTGGCACAGGTCAGCGACAAAATCCGAATTCTATCGAGGTGAGAGAGGCACATGCCGGTAATTAAAGTACGTGAAAACGAGCCCTTCGACGTAGCACTGCGTCGCTTCAAGCGTTCCTGCGAAAAAGCGGGTGTTCTGGCCGAAGTTCGTCGTCGCGAGTTTTATGAAAAACCGACGACTGAACGTAAGCGAGCTAAAGCGTCTGCCGTTAAACGTCATGCTAAGAAACTG from the Candidatus Sodalis pierantonius str. SOPE genome contains:
- the folB gene encoding bifunctional dihydroneopterin aldolase/7,8-dihydroneopterin epimerase, whose translation is MDIVFIEQLTVMAVIGVYDWEQQRLQKLVFDLEMGWDNRPAARSDDVVDCLSYADVTETVLSLVNGKRFALVERVAEETAERLMTQFKLPWIRVKIGKPGAVPQAANVGVVIERGRRKV
- the plsY gene encoding glycerol-3-phosphate 1-O-acyltransferase PlsY, translated to MNVIAIGMIIFAYLCGSASSAILICKLARLPDPRTSGSGNPGATNVLRLGGKLAAAGVMVFDILKGMIPVWIGYGLGLPPFWLGLVAIAACLGHIYPVFFHFRGGKGVATALGAIAPIGYDLSGLMIGTWLLTVLLSGYSSLGAIVSALIAPFYVWWFKPQFTFPVAMLSCLVLLRHHDNIQRLWRGQESRIWRRRQKDRDIDQQQSKN
- the tsaD gene encoding tRNA (adenosine(37)-N6)-threonylcarbamoyltransferase complex transferase subunit TsaD; amino-acid sequence: MRVLGIETSCDETGVAIYDQHQGLLANQLYSQVKLHADYGGVVPELASRDHVRKTVPLIQAALAQAGMQASDINGVAYTAGPGLVGALMVGATVGRALAYAWRVPAVAVHHMEGHLLAPMLEANPPVFPFVALLVSGGHTQLIAVTGIGEYRLLGESIDDAAGEAFDKTAKLLGLDYPGGPMLARLAQQGVPGRYTFPRPMTDRPGLAFSFSGLKTFAANTVRAGADDHQTRADIARAFENAVVETLMIKCRRALDLTGFSRLVMAGGVSANHSLRASLGEMMRQRGGEVFYARPEFCTDNGAMIAYAGMVRLQGGTREDLAVSVRPRWPLEELPALGA
- the rpsU gene encoding 30S ribosomal protein S21; the encoded protein is MPVIKVRENEPFDVALRRFKRSCEKAGVLAEVRRREFYEKPTTERKRAKASAVKRHAKKLARENARRTRLY